The following coding sequences lie in one Mycobacterium gordonae genomic window:
- a CDS encoding NUDIX hydrolase, whose protein sequence is MAATPKHSVSVAGIVVRDDGRVLVIKRDDNGHWEAPGGVLELDESFESGVRREVLEETGLEVTVERLTGVYKNLTHGIVALVYRCRPTDGEPHATEEACEIRWMTIEEVQSAMVPAFGVRVLDAFEESPKSRAHDGVDLL, encoded by the coding sequence ATGGCAGCCACACCAAAACACTCGGTCAGCGTCGCTGGCATCGTGGTCCGCGACGACGGCCGCGTACTCGTGATCAAGCGCGACGACAACGGCCACTGGGAGGCGCCCGGCGGTGTGCTCGAACTCGACGAGTCGTTTGAGTCGGGTGTTCGGCGTGAGGTGTTGGAAGAGACCGGACTTGAGGTCACGGTCGAGCGGCTCACTGGCGTCTACAAGAACTTGACTCACGGAATCGTCGCGTTGGTGTATCGCTGCAGGCCAACCGATGGTGAGCCCCACGCCACTGAGGAAGCTTGTGAAATCCGTTGGATGACAATAGAAGAAGTGCAGTCAGCCATGGTGCCGGCTTTCGGGGTACGTGTCTTGGACGCGTTCGAAGAGTCGCCGAAGTCGCGGGCGCACGATGGAGTTGACCTCCTATAA
- a CDS encoding plasmid replication, integration and excision activator: MSIPKWLQIGHDQVFSLGAFLVSEVTPMIDFDKSSGENRVQARDRDTGLPMWQVEALDGDPAAPKRSRTVTVKFAAPTQPAAPTNSSGTPFTPVVFEGLMTLPYIERSGDFSRIAWSFRAAGMTAPGKPSAASNSGRVSA, from the coding sequence ATGTCCATTCCCAAATGGCTCCAGATCGGCCACGACCAAGTGTTCTCCCTCGGTGCGTTCCTCGTATCCGAGGTCACTCCAATGATCGACTTCGACAAGTCCTCCGGCGAGAACCGCGTGCAGGCGAGGGACCGCGACACTGGCTTACCCATGTGGCAGGTCGAAGCACTCGACGGTGATCCCGCCGCGCCGAAGCGAAGTCGCACGGTGACCGTCAAGTTCGCCGCGCCGACGCAGCCGGCGGCACCCACCAATTCCAGCGGAACACCTTTCACCCCAGTTGTTTTCGAAGGCCTAATGACCCTCCCGTACATCGAGCGGTCCGGCGACTTCTCACGGATCGCCTGGTCGTTCCGCGCCGCGGGCATGACGGCACCCGGCAAGCCGTCCGCAGCGTCGAACTCGGGTCGGGTGTCGGCATGA
- a CDS encoding helix-turn-helix transcriptional regulator — MVTHGLREALVNTGNFPELLTAEQVSALLGVSAATLNRWAALRETTGEQIGPPCYTLSGRLRRWDCAEVRSWLKQVRR; from the coding sequence GTGGTCACTCACGGCCTGCGCGAGGCTCTCGTCAACACGGGCAACTTCCCAGAATTGCTTACTGCCGAACAGGTCTCAGCGCTATTAGGCGTTTCCGCTGCGACCCTTAACCGCTGGGCGGCGCTCCGCGAAACCACCGGCGAACAGATCGGCCCACCCTGCTACACATTGTCAGGGCGCCTGCGGCGCTGGGACTGCGCCGAAGTCCGGTCCTGGCTGAAGCAGGTGCGTCGGTAA
- a CDS encoding GntR family transcriptional regulator codes for MLQLGHIDRADDKPPYRQIASMLRDAISSGQLGAGERLPSEAALIEHFGVARMTVRQAVQDLRAEGLVISEHGRGVFVRPAPPIRRLASDRFARQHRASGKAAFTVEAEKSGYTPHQVDNITVSREKPDSVVAERLRLTNDDEVVVRSRRYLADGKPVETATSYIPASFAQGTKIEQTDTGPGGIYARLEEAGHTLARFTEEVGARMPTPEERRALQLPAGAPVLTVVRTAYDTNDAAVEVCDTVKVASAYLLEYDFSAR; via the coding sequence GTGCTGCAACTTGGCCATATCGACCGGGCGGACGACAAACCGCCCTATCGACAGATCGCCAGCATGTTGCGTGACGCCATCAGCTCTGGCCAACTAGGAGCAGGTGAACGCCTACCCTCCGAGGCCGCGCTGATTGAGCATTTCGGGGTCGCGCGGATGACAGTTCGCCAGGCAGTTCAGGATCTGCGCGCCGAAGGCCTGGTGATATCCGAGCACGGTCGCGGAGTGTTCGTGCGGCCAGCTCCCCCAATTAGGCGGCTCGCCTCGGATCGCTTCGCGCGGCAACATCGCGCCAGCGGTAAGGCAGCGTTCACCGTCGAAGCGGAGAAGTCCGGCTACACACCTCATCAGGTCGACAACATCACCGTTTCGCGCGAGAAGCCGGATTCTGTCGTGGCCGAACGCCTTCGACTGACAAACGATGATGAAGTTGTGGTTCGATCACGGCGTTACCTTGCCGACGGCAAGCCAGTAGAAACGGCGACTTCATACATTCCTGCCTCATTCGCCCAGGGCACCAAGATCGAACAGACCGATACCGGGCCAGGCGGCATATACGCGCGCCTCGAAGAGGCCGGCCACACCCTCGCGCGATTCACTGAGGAAGTTGGCGCGCGTATGCCCACCCCCGAAGAGCGCCGCGCCTTGCAACTCCCGGCAGGGGCGCCTGTCCTGACGGTGGTTCGGACGGCCTACGACACCAACGATGCAGCCGTCGAGGTGTGCGACACGGTGAAGGTGGCATCGGCCTACCTGCTGGAATACGACTTCTCAGCGCGCTGA
- a CDS encoding FtsK/SpoIIIE domain-containing protein, translating into MNPDPYELTDPDTPFRIDHVLNFLTAFTLCVAIIAIVIGAALICWRLHSPETYEERFATPARLLRWRLWAHLSWQKLCKRCGLSAAEQITRRDSEGRQFTSTRWFHPKLLATDVFRTTLRLTVRARMGQTVEDLERAVPAIRDAAGAHSARSVVVYPGTLRIELVMREQLSTVGNAVPPTTVATARVTLGRCENGSAWSLQLSGRHTLTVGCSGAGKGSVFWGIACGLGPAVAAGVVRLVGIDLKYGIELSVGSELFTKIAITEADAVETLAALENLMDQRGQRMAGRSRQHIASRDTPLVVLLIDELAGLTNYLSDPAMCKAGKASLSRILSKGRGLGIVVAAFVQDPRKEIIPMRELFTQTIALRLRSRDEVAMVLGDGMVDKAPAHRISPDQPGTGYVIAEDGQVTKVRSDFWSDDQIRTTAKRYSRARTPGGKSDE; encoded by the coding sequence ATGAATCCCGACCCGTACGAACTGACCGATCCCGATACCCCGTTTCGGATCGACCACGTGCTGAATTTCCTCACCGCTTTCACCCTGTGCGTAGCGATCATCGCGATCGTCATCGGCGCCGCTCTCATTTGCTGGCGACTGCACTCACCAGAGACGTACGAAGAGCGGTTCGCAACCCCTGCCCGACTCCTGCGCTGGCGTCTTTGGGCGCACCTCTCATGGCAGAAGCTCTGCAAGCGCTGCGGCTTGTCCGCTGCGGAGCAGATCACGCGCCGCGACAGCGAAGGTCGACAGTTCACGTCAACCCGTTGGTTTCATCCAAAGCTATTGGCAACAGACGTATTTCGCACCACCCTGCGTCTGACTGTCCGGGCCAGGATGGGTCAGACTGTCGAAGACTTGGAGCGTGCGGTTCCAGCGATTCGCGACGCTGCGGGCGCTCACTCGGCACGGTCGGTTGTCGTCTACCCCGGCACGCTGCGGATCGAACTGGTCATGCGGGAACAGCTCTCGACAGTAGGCAACGCGGTGCCGCCGACGACGGTAGCGACAGCGCGGGTCACGCTCGGGCGTTGCGAGAACGGCTCAGCCTGGAGTCTGCAATTGAGCGGTCGACACACCCTCACGGTGGGCTGTTCAGGGGCAGGCAAAGGTTCCGTCTTCTGGGGCATCGCCTGTGGTCTCGGTCCTGCTGTCGCCGCCGGCGTGGTTCGTCTGGTGGGAATCGACCTGAAATACGGCATTGAATTGTCGGTCGGCTCTGAGCTGTTCACGAAGATCGCCATCACGGAAGCCGATGCCGTGGAAACCCTTGCCGCGCTGGAGAACTTGATGGACCAGCGCGGGCAACGTATGGCTGGACGCTCACGCCAGCACATCGCGAGTCGTGATACGCCGTTGGTGGTGCTGCTGATCGACGAACTCGCCGGTCTGACCAACTACCTGTCCGATCCGGCCATGTGCAAAGCGGGCAAAGCATCGTTGTCGCGGATCTTGTCCAAAGGCCGCGGCCTGGGGATTGTGGTGGCCGCATTCGTACAAGATCCCCGCAAGGAAATCATCCCCATGCGGGAATTGTTCACCCAGACCATCGCGCTGCGGCTGCGTTCACGCGACGAAGTCGCGATGGTGCTCGGCGACGGCATGGTCGACAAAGCGCCCGCGCACCGAATCAGCCCCGACCAACCCGGCACCGGCTACGTCATCGCGGAAGACGGACAGGTGACCAAGGTCCGATCCGACTTTTGGAGCGATGACCAAATCCGCACCACCGCAAAGCGATACAGCCGAGCACGCACACCTGGAGGAAAGAGCGATGAGTGA
- a CDS encoding GHKL domain-containing protein, producing MNEDEFLRKLASELPSERMRAIQWAVEENLDPRFRSRLIEAAAHEGVPRIRRAIDVALRRIDDKEAQSQHSIEHPTDRDADTTAILEELSGIIRHEMQPAIGWVRYSADKELPDFDSSATNSAIEALRRRVEGLSSLAAAHRLPQRQQVSLSEIVNACISDEYPSSMFTLELPEESSDGIFTDPGLLMLIMTNAIHNAVDAARELNTSEGQILIATNVGDSTFWITIRNRFLGTTFDYTKISATGRTSKRGHRGLGTRIIELASSRLGYDFDLSASGGTVTFLLRGGRFA from the coding sequence GTGAACGAGGACGAATTTCTGCGGAAGCTCGCATCAGAACTGCCTTCGGAGAGGATGCGTGCAATCCAATGGGCGGTTGAGGAAAACCTCGACCCGAGATTCCGCAGTCGGCTGATTGAGGCCGCGGCTCACGAAGGTGTCCCGCGTATTCGTCGGGCCATTGATGTCGCTTTAAGAAGGATCGACGATAAAGAAGCTCAATCGCAACATTCAATTGAGCATCCGACAGATCGCGACGCAGACACGACGGCAATACTCGAAGAGTTATCCGGCATCATCCGGCATGAGATGCAACCCGCGATCGGCTGGGTACGTTATTCTGCCGACAAAGAGTTGCCAGATTTTGATTCCAGCGCAACGAATAGCGCCATCGAAGCATTGCGGAGGCGCGTAGAAGGTTTGAGCAGTTTGGCTGCTGCTCATCGACTGCCGCAGCGGCAGCAGGTGTCACTTAGTGAGATTGTAAATGCGTGCATTTCGGACGAGTATCCCTCTTCAATGTTCACACTCGAACTTCCCGAGGAGTCGTCTGATGGAATCTTCACTGACCCTGGACTTCTGATGCTAATTATGACCAACGCTATTCACAACGCTGTCGACGCGGCCCGTGAACTCAACACGAGTGAGGGTCAGATACTGATCGCAACTAATGTTGGCGATAGCACGTTCTGGATTACTATTCGAAATCGCTTCTTGGGTACGACTTTTGACTATACGAAAATATCTGCGACAGGTCGAACGAGCAAGAGGGGCCATCGTGGTCTCGGTACTCGAATCATTGAATTGGCCTCAAGCCGACTTGGATATGATTTCGACCTCTCCGCATCAGGCGGGACTGTGACGTTCTTACTCAGAGGGGGCAGATTTGCCTAG
- a CDS encoding DUF499 domain-containing protein: MALSNRDRINKMFEIIAPPLDDFISLVIGQGDPAVGAAWPKLVQAKDGASGTKTYSAHDPQVQFRLLTESNITSGFKKGWYPFSKKLGKAGESFAIELREVRNNWAHNGTFTDDDAYRALDTGERLLRLINATDEATELQAIRLNLRRVAADKDDKKVLKAAVDNPESTGLKPWREVLPPHDDVATGNFAASEFAADLYKVAFGGEQDVDYADAVEFFRRTYLTEGLTDLVGRAVRRLSGDDNAPPVINLQTNFGGGKTHSMLALWHVAAGLPVGEFPQETQELLTKNSYTGSNVNRVAIVGNHFSPAGVTKDDGTQINTIWGELAWQLGGPDAFALVAKADANRTTPGDALHDLLAKYAPAVILIDEWVAYARSLVGRDDLAGGTFDDQFTFAQSLTEATKGTSGVLLVISIPASESGDDTEAIAGSAEEVGGAHGLEALKRLQNVVRRVADQWRPASSTEAYQIVRQRLFKQPDAAALAAIGATARAYIDMYRKYSDDFPRDSRDTTYEDRIKRTYPIHPELFDRLYEEWSSLERFQRTRGVLRLMSTVIHALWSGEDASPLIMPGSIPIATASVNQELTQYLHDSWKAVIDADVDGPHSEPARIDKDKPLFGQRSLTKRLARTVFFGAAPTIGSAHKGIETQRVFLGTAVPGDVPGNFHSALTQLGDRATYFYSGSGKYWYDLHANITRTAKDQAERLHKEDVWAEIARRLQSQAKTRGDFAGVHVCPETNADIPDTDEARLVILHPKVAHKRGTDSAAREFAKNATEHRGTSHRTSRNMLVYLAADEARLDELDSAVREYLGWAHVLNNEVDLDLTQNQRNQATQRQSQADGTVNSRLLQTFTWALVPSQPDAGAPFIVRETKVEGQSESLAERVSRRLGNDGDLSIRQAAATIRLAIGKVPQIWKDGHVSLGALWRLYSQYPYMPRLRDRRVLDEGIVDMPMIWQTDAFALATGFDEAAKRYIGLWTPDDSGTAPAATDSLLLVRPDVAAKQRDSEVKPPPYPGDDTTPPEVDKTTKPSVDIAFPPPKTRFYGVKTLSSDKIALDFKNVAEEVLSHLRDSGASLVVKIEIEATDADGFDESKIRTISENVQTLKFDQSGFEET; the protein is encoded by the coding sequence TTTCGTCTCCTCACCGAGTCGAACATCACTTCGGGGTTCAAGAAGGGCTGGTATCCCTTCAGCAAGAAGCTGGGCAAAGCTGGTGAATCCTTCGCAATTGAGCTGCGCGAAGTCCGAAACAATTGGGCGCACAACGGAACCTTCACCGACGACGATGCTTATAGAGCCCTCGACACAGGCGAGCGGCTGCTCAGACTGATCAATGCAACCGACGAGGCAACCGAGTTGCAAGCCATCCGACTCAACCTACGCCGGGTCGCCGCCGACAAGGACGACAAAAAAGTCCTCAAAGCCGCTGTCGACAACCCCGAGTCCACCGGCCTTAAACCATGGCGCGAAGTTCTGCCGCCCCACGATGACGTCGCCACTGGAAACTTCGCCGCATCCGAATTTGCCGCCGACTTATACAAAGTGGCTTTCGGCGGCGAGCAGGACGTCGACTATGCCGACGCTGTCGAGTTTTTTCGCCGCACCTACCTCACGGAGGGATTAACCGATCTGGTCGGGCGAGCGGTACGCCGCCTCTCCGGCGACGACAACGCTCCCCCAGTCATTAACCTGCAAACCAATTTTGGTGGCGGCAAGACTCACTCAATGCTCGCGCTGTGGCACGTCGCAGCTGGCCTGCCAGTCGGCGAGTTCCCCCAGGAGACTCAGGAGCTGCTCACGAAGAACAGCTACACCGGCAGCAATGTCAATCGCGTTGCCATCGTCGGCAACCACTTCAGCCCTGCCGGCGTGACCAAAGACGACGGCACCCAGATCAACACCATCTGGGGCGAACTAGCCTGGCAGCTCGGCGGGCCGGATGCGTTTGCGCTTGTGGCCAAGGCCGATGCTAACCGCACCACGCCGGGTGATGCGCTGCACGATCTTTTGGCGAAATATGCGCCGGCCGTCATCCTTATCGACGAATGGGTGGCTTATGCGAGATCATTGGTCGGTCGTGACGACTTGGCCGGCGGTACTTTCGACGATCAGTTCACCTTCGCTCAGTCGCTGACTGAAGCCACCAAAGGCACATCCGGTGTCTTACTGGTGATCTCTATTCCCGCATCCGAGTCCGGCGACGACACCGAGGCCATCGCTGGAAGTGCCGAGGAGGTCGGTGGGGCACACGGTTTGGAAGCGTTGAAGCGCTTGCAGAACGTAGTGCGACGTGTTGCCGACCAGTGGCGACCAGCCTCATCCACCGAGGCGTATCAGATTGTGCGGCAACGATTATTCAAGCAACCTGATGCGGCAGCACTTGCCGCCATCGGCGCGACAGCCCGGGCGTATATCGACATGTACCGCAAGTACAGCGATGACTTCCCCCGAGACTCCCGAGATACAACATACGAAGACCGGATCAAACGGACATATCCCATTCATCCTGAGCTGTTCGACCGGCTCTACGAGGAGTGGTCATCGCTGGAGCGCTTCCAGCGGACCCGGGGCGTGTTGCGATTGATGAGTACGGTAATCCACGCACTGTGGTCCGGAGAAGACGCTTCACCGTTGATCATGCCCGGATCGATTCCGATTGCCACCGCGAGCGTGAACCAGGAACTCACCCAGTATCTCCATGACTCATGGAAGGCGGTCATAGATGCCGATGTCGATGGACCCCATTCAGAACCGGCGCGGATCGATAAGGACAAACCACTCTTCGGCCAGCGGTCGTTGACAAAACGCCTCGCCCGCACGGTTTTCTTCGGTGCCGCACCCACGATCGGGTCAGCCCACAAGGGGATCGAAACCCAACGCGTATTCCTAGGTACCGCAGTGCCCGGTGACGTGCCGGGTAACTTCCACTCCGCTCTCACACAGCTCGGAGACCGTGCAACGTACTTCTACTCCGGCTCCGGCAAATACTGGTACGACCTGCACGCCAACATCACCCGCACTGCCAAGGATCAGGCCGAGCGTCTCCACAAAGAAGATGTATGGGCGGAAATAGCGCGGCGCTTGCAGAGTCAGGCAAAAACGCGTGGCGATTTCGCCGGGGTGCATGTGTGCCCCGAAACCAACGCCGACATCCCTGACACCGACGAGGCGCGCCTGGTCATCCTGCATCCCAAGGTCGCTCACAAACGGGGAACCGATTCAGCCGCAAGGGAATTCGCCAAGAACGCCACAGAGCACCGCGGTACCTCCCACAGAACCAGCCGCAACATGCTCGTATATCTGGCCGCCGATGAGGCACGCCTCGATGAACTCGACTCCGCGGTACGCGAGTACCTGGGCTGGGCACATGTACTGAATAACGAAGTCGACCTTGACCTGACTCAGAACCAGAGGAACCAGGCGACCCAGCGACAGTCCCAGGCCGATGGCACGGTGAATTCCCGCCTGCTACAGACATTTACGTGGGCACTGGTGCCGTCGCAACCCGACGCCGGCGCTCCGTTCATCGTGCGCGAGACAAAAGTCGAAGGACAGTCGGAGTCGTTGGCAGAGCGGGTATCACGCCGGCTCGGCAACGACGGAGACCTGTCGATCCGCCAAGCCGCGGCCACCATACGACTGGCGATTGGCAAGGTTCCCCAGATCTGGAAGGACGGCCACGTATCCCTCGGGGCGCTGTGGCGGCTATACAGCCAGTACCCGTACATGCCGCGTTTGCGCGACCGCCGAGTGCTGGATGAAGGCATCGTCGACATGCCAATGATCTGGCAGACAGATGCGTTCGCACTGGCCACCGGCTTCGATGAGGCCGCAAAGCGTTATATCGGGCTATGGACACCCGATGACAGCGGCACCGCCCCGGCAGCGACAGACTCACTGCTGCTGGTGCGCCCCGACGTCGCGGCGAAGCAGCGCGACTCCGAGGTGAAGCCGCCACCATATCCGGGTGACGACACCACGCCGCCTGAAGTAGACAAGACCACGAAGCCATCAGTCGATATCGCATTTCCTCCGCCGAAGACCCGCTTCTACGGGGTCAAGACCCTCAGCTCCGACAAGATTGCGCTGGATTTCAAGAACGTCGCCGAGGAAGTCCTTTCGCACCTACGCGACTCAGGCGCGTCGCTCGTCGTGAAGATCGAGATCGAAGCCACGGATGCGGACGGCTTCGACGAGAGCAAGATCCGGACGATATCGGAGAATGTGCAGACGTTGAAGTTCGATCAGTCGGGGTTCGAAGAGACGTGA
- a CDS encoding AAA family ATPase, whose protein sequence is MEGLDVRLESGLNVVIGARGAGKTTLLELIGHALGTSHADQKRNDAEVRRVRSMLGDGEVVLDIEDGDSSYRLVVDAEGGGRRPEFAETALVLGQNELESIASDADSRLRLIDFRAKSEIGDSDIDEIASITQQLFALGIEIREIEERTSLRSLLQSDLANLANEEKILMSDASASLTTQREILRTLENTLLEIQSQQNVSEYAVSSINDLTQTYETLLDQANRLLDIPLPPDDITRVRPSLVEFQASVVSLNAHIDAASERLNQSRARRAALELELRAQAEPIRSDLNTAERGLGELTTKIRKVRAELERLDAEKARSEELTARYNLLHAQRDRLLDRAEQADEELYLRRRDIASAVSQDLTSRITVAIEHLADSRAFRDLLITSLQGSGMRYGSIADIFSKNLLPRQLLDFVERGDIDAASAATELSTDRVSRALDALRNSETLSALSIIKLDDMADFLLQDGSMQKSVETLSTGQKCAVTLPILLTEHARPLLLDQPEDHLDNAFLVDTVVVGLNKRSVSNAQTVIATHNANIPVLGSAAKVVQLVSDGRRGEVEASGSYDAPAVVDAITKLMEGGEDAFRRRAQFYRDHGFDT, encoded by the coding sequence TTGGAGGGCCTCGATGTGCGCCTCGAGTCCGGTCTGAATGTCGTGATCGGCGCGCGGGGGGCGGGCAAGACAACCCTGCTGGAGTTGATCGGACACGCCCTCGGCACTTCGCACGCAGACCAGAAGCGCAATGATGCCGAGGTCCGCCGAGTTCGGTCGATGCTCGGAGACGGCGAAGTCGTCTTGGACATCGAGGACGGAGATTCGTCTTACCGGCTGGTGGTAGACGCCGAAGGTGGAGGGCGGCGTCCTGAATTTGCAGAGACGGCCTTGGTACTGGGCCAGAATGAGCTCGAGTCAATTGCATCGGACGCCGATAGCAGGCTTCGGTTGATCGACTTTCGCGCGAAATCGGAAATCGGCGATAGTGACATCGATGAGATCGCATCGATCACTCAGCAGCTCTTCGCACTGGGTATCGAGATTCGTGAGATCGAGGAACGAACCAGCCTACGGTCACTTCTTCAATCAGATCTCGCTAACCTGGCCAACGAGGAAAAAATCCTCATGTCTGACGCTTCAGCGTCACTCACCACCCAACGAGAAATATTACGCACCCTCGAGAACACGCTTCTAGAAATTCAATCTCAGCAGAATGTTTCGGAATACGCAGTTAGTTCAATTAATGATCTAACTCAGACCTACGAAACACTTCTCGACCAGGCAAATAGACTGCTCGATATTCCTCTACCCCCTGATGATATTACCCGCGTTCGGCCCTCACTCGTCGAATTTCAAGCGTCAGTCGTCTCACTAAACGCGCACATCGATGCTGCTTCAGAGCGGTTGAATCAGTCGAGAGCCAGGCGTGCAGCACTGGAACTTGAGCTTCGCGCACAGGCCGAGCCGATCAGAAGCGACCTGAACACGGCGGAGCGAGGGCTTGGCGAGCTGACGACAAAGATACGGAAAGTTCGCGCCGAGCTTGAACGTCTAGACGCCGAGAAAGCTAGATCTGAGGAGCTAACCGCCCGGTACAACTTACTCCACGCCCAGCGCGACCGTCTGCTCGACAGGGCCGAACAAGCCGACGAAGAGTTGTATTTGCGTCGGAGAGATATTGCGAGCGCGGTATCCCAGGACCTGACCTCGCGAATCACAGTTGCGATTGAACACCTCGCCGATTCCCGGGCTTTTCGGGACCTTTTAATCACCTCGCTCCAAGGCAGTGGGATGCGGTATGGCTCCATCGCCGATATTTTCTCGAAAAATCTCCTCCCGCGGCAGCTCCTTGACTTTGTCGAGCGCGGGGATATCGACGCGGCTAGTGCCGCGACCGAACTGTCGACTGATCGCGTCAGCCGAGCTCTGGACGCGCTCCGTAATTCCGAAACCTTATCGGCTTTGTCGATCATTAAACTCGATGACATGGCCGATTTCTTACTGCAAGACGGCTCCATGCAAAAAAGCGTCGAAACACTATCAACTGGCCAGAAATGTGCTGTTACATTGCCAATTCTCCTAACTGAACATGCACGCCCCTTGTTATTGGATCAGCCCGAAGACCATCTTGATAACGCTTTCCTTGTCGACACAGTCGTCGTCGGGCTGAATAAGCGCAGTGTGTCTAATGCCCAAACGGTGATAGCGACACACAATGCCAACATCCCCGTGCTTGGGTCTGCTGCGAAAGTTGTCCAACTTGTTAGCGACGGGCGGCGTGGTGAAGTCGAGGCGTCGGGGTCTTACGATGCACCAGCGGTTGTTGACGCTATCACCAAGCTAATGGAGGGTGGCGAAGACGCGTTCAGACGCCGCGCTCAGTTTTACCGTGATCACGGATTTGATACGTGA
- a CDS encoding response regulator, giving the protein MVEDDQEQIYFNRAVLSERGFDVMVFENYEAAVEAVDEIKRPVDLVVLDRRLPRSASDEPTDQTGDDLLNVMLDKLPDTPFIVFTGHTDFIHAQFTLNRGVIPVGPAGEHIVRVYPFEKEQTLEFGRYIDELRGYLDRLSDIHVDGVIGDDQPRRISRRLLRCVARHFGGTSIRAVPLTGGLGGKLVWWCQVVDRQGRTIASIVVKQSDRIPTTATGGLRSLLPARFVAASVASIGGLCDARNAQVSQLAGSEPRPLLDLILSDDQLASRGLAEITHAMREALHGAAVTHTLEELMRPLIAWTKARDLLAGEGIACPRATLGVPTTIVAQHGDLHPGNILLVGGSPILIDFDDEKMASRLVDPVTALLSPLFHRASPIRDGQWPTPDQCRALGTERFLDDCPIPEWVGVCQDWLADAATSDREIWSIVLGYAARQLKYPDVISSAAAKGHAIALGTAAAEFFSADE; this is encoded by the coding sequence ATGGTTGAAGACGATCAGGAACAGATTTACTTCAATCGGGCGGTGTTGTCAGAGCGGGGATTTGATGTAATGGTATTTGAAAACTACGAGGCCGCGGTAGAGGCCGTCGATGAGATCAAGCGGCCGGTGGATCTCGTGGTCTTGGATCGACGATTACCACGCTCTGCCTCGGACGAGCCGACAGATCAGACGGGCGACGATCTATTGAATGTCATGCTCGACAAGTTGCCCGACACCCCGTTTATCGTTTTTACCGGTCACACGGATTTCATACACGCACAATTCACTTTGAATAGAGGCGTTATTCCGGTTGGTCCGGCTGGAGAACACATTGTGAGGGTATATCCATTCGAGAAAGAACAAACGCTGGAATTTGGACGCTATATCGATGAGCTGAGAGGCTATCTCGACAGGCTCAGCGATATCCACGTTGACGGCGTGATCGGCGACGACCAGCCCAGAAGAATAAGCCGTCGACTGCTCAGATGTGTTGCGCGGCATTTCGGCGGCACATCGATTCGCGCAGTCCCCCTCACAGGCGGCTTGGGCGGCAAACTAGTGTGGTGGTGCCAGGTTGTAGACCGCCAGGGTCGGACCATCGCGTCAATTGTGGTCAAACAGTCCGACCGCATTCCAACCACCGCCACCGGAGGTCTAAGGTCGCTGCTGCCAGCACGATTCGTCGCCGCATCTGTCGCGTCGATAGGCGGTCTCTGTGATGCGCGGAATGCTCAAGTTTCGCAATTGGCCGGAAGCGAACCTCGGCCTTTACTCGACCTGATCCTCTCTGATGATCAACTTGCTTCACGCGGACTCGCGGAGATCACGCACGCAATGCGGGAGGCTCTTCATGGTGCTGCTGTCACACACACCCTGGAGGAACTCATGCGACCGCTGATCGCGTGGACCAAGGCACGTGATCTACTCGCCGGCGAAGGAATCGCTTGCCCAAGAGCGACGTTAGGGGTACCCACGACTATCGTCGCGCAGCATGGAGACCTGCATCCAGGCAACATATTGCTAGTGGGTGGCAGTCCAATTCTGATCGACTTTGACGACGAGAAGATGGCTTCTCGTCTCGTCGATCCGGTGACTGCGCTGCTATCGCCGTTATTTCATCGTGCGTCGCCGATTCGCGACGGGCAGTGGCCTACCCCTGATCAGTGCAGAGCGCTAGGTACTGAGCGCTTTCTTGACGATTGTCCAATACCTGAATGGGTTGGCGTTTGCCAAGATTGGCTAGCAGATGCCGCGACCAGTGACCGTGAGATATGGTCGATCGTTCTTGGCTACGCTGCCCGTCAGTTGAAGTATCCGGATGTAATTTCGAGCGCGGCCGCAAAGGGTCACGCAATCGCCTTGGGAACTGCGGCGGCCGAATTTTTTTCTGCGGACGAATGA